The following proteins come from a genomic window of Macadamia integrifolia cultivar HAES 741 chromosome 14, SCU_Mint_v3, whole genome shotgun sequence:
- the LOC122061753 gene encoding protein DOWNY MILDEW RESISTANCE 6, which produces MESKILSTGVRPSRLPQNYVRPDSERPRLSEVSDCENVPVIDLGSVGKGQISREIGSACRSYGFFQVINHGVSLELTEKMQQMAQDFFDLPLDEKLKYYSDDPTKTLRLSTSFNVKKETVHNWRDYLRLHCYPLENYVHEWPDHPSSFKEVVSTYCREVRKLGFRLLEEISESLGLERDYMEKVLGEQGQHMAINYYPPCPEPELTYGLPGHTDPNALTVLLQDQRVAGLQVLKDGKWMAVNPYPNAFVINIGDQLQALSNGRYKSVWHRATVNTENVRISVASFLCPENCAVIEPAKEVADDGSQVPAMYRTFTYAEYYKKFWSRNLDQEHCLELFKK; this is translated from the exons ATGGAATCGAAGATACTCTCTACCGGAGTCCGGCCATCGAGATTGCCGCAGAATTATGTCAGACCGGATTCTGAGAGACCTAGGCTTTCTGAGGTGAGCGACTGCGAAAACGTTCCGGTGATCGATTTGGGCAGTGTGGGCAAGGGACAAATAAGCCGAGAAATCGGGTCTGCATGCCGTTCTTATGGCTTCTTCCAG GTGATCAACCACGGAGTGTCTTTGGAGTTAACGGAGAAAATGCAACAGATGGCACAAGACTTCTTCGACCTACCGTTGGATGAGAAGTTGAAATATTATTCGGATGATCCAACGAAGACGCTGAGGCTGTCCACAAGTTTTAATGTGAAGAAAGAGACTGTTCACAACTGGAGAGACTATCTTCGACTCCATTGCTATCCTTTGGAAAACTACGTCCACGAGTGGCCTGATCATCCTTCTTCTTTCAA GGAAGTGGTGAGCACTTACTGCCGAGAAGTTCGAAAGCTTGGGTTCAGATTACTCGAAGAAATATCAGAGAGTTTAGGGTTGGAAAGGGATTATATGGAGAAGGTGTTGGGTGAACAAGGGCAGCACATGGCCATAAACTATTACCCACCATGTCCAGAACCGGAGCTGACATACGGGTTGCCGGGCCATACTGACCCGAATGCCCTTACCGTCCTCCTTCAAGATCAACGAGTGGCGGGCTTACAAGTATTAAAAGACGGGAAATGGATGGCCGTCAATCCCTACCCAAACGCTTTCGTCATTAACATCGGTGATCAATTAcag GCACTGAGTAATGGACGATACAAGAGTGTGTGGCATCGAGCTACTGTGAACACAGAGAATgtaaggatttcagtggcgtcGTTCCTGTGCCCTGAAAATTGTGCGGTGATTGAGCCGGCAAAAGAAGTGGCCGACGATGGATCCCAAGTCCCAGCAATGTACAGGACCTTTACCTATGCGGAGTACTACAAGAAGTTTTGGAGCAGGAATTTGGACCAAGAACATTGCCTTGAGCttttcaagaaatga